The following are from one region of the Gloeomargarita lithophora Alchichica-D10 genome:
- the thrC gene encoding threonine synthase, producing MNVMVATSTPTATLSHLQCKECGAQYPLAAMHVCELCFGPLEVKYDLAAIRAQVTRETIERGPHSIWRYRAFLPVESEQPIDLGTGMTPLIRAERLGRRLGLRNLWIKNDAVNMPTLSFKDRVVSVALTRAKELGFTTVGCASTGNLANSTAAIAAHAGLECCVFIPADLEAGKILGTLVYRPTVMAVKGNYDQVNRLCSEVANSQGWGFVNINLRPYYSEGSKTLGFEVAEQLGWQLPDCIVAPLASGSLFTKIHKGFREFVQAGLVADKPVQCHGAQAQGCAPIAQAFAEGRDFIAPVKPHTIAKSIAIGNPADGVYALDLARKTGGQIAAVSDPEIIAGIQILAETEGIFTETAGGTTVAVLEKLAKNGHIDPDALTVVYITGNGLKTQEAVQGAIGEPLTIEPQLGSFARAWERSQTLERLEWQEVLV from the coding sequence ATGAATGTGATGGTGGCCACCTCAACCCCGACCGCAACCCTTTCCCATCTGCAATGCAAAGAATGTGGGGCGCAATACCCCTTGGCGGCGATGCACGTGTGTGAATTGTGCTTCGGGCCTTTGGAGGTGAAGTACGATTTGGCTGCGATTCGGGCGCAGGTGACCCGGGAAACCATTGAGCGGGGACCCCATTCCATCTGGCGGTATCGGGCGTTTTTGCCGGTGGAAAGCGAGCAACCCATTGACCTGGGGACGGGCATGACTCCCTTGATCCGGGCGGAGCGGTTGGGGCGGAGGCTGGGGTTACGGAATTTGTGGATCAAAAACGATGCGGTGAATATGCCCACCCTCAGTTTCAAAGACCGGGTGGTATCCGTGGCCTTGACCCGTGCCAAGGAATTGGGCTTTACCACGGTGGGTTGTGCCAGCACGGGCAATCTGGCGAATTCCACGGCGGCGATTGCGGCCCATGCGGGGCTGGAGTGTTGTGTATTTATCCCGGCGGATTTGGAAGCGGGGAAAATCCTGGGCACGTTGGTTTATCGCCCCACGGTGATGGCGGTGAAGGGCAACTATGACCAGGTGAACCGGCTTTGTTCTGAGGTGGCCAATAGCCAGGGCTGGGGGTTTGTGAATATCAATTTGCGTCCCTATTATTCTGAAGGTTCTAAAACCCTGGGCTTTGAGGTGGCGGAGCAGTTGGGCTGGCAATTGCCGGATTGTATTGTCGCTCCCCTGGCGAGCGGTTCCCTGTTTACCAAGATTCACAAGGGCTTCCGGGAGTTTGTCCAGGCGGGTTTGGTGGCGGATAAACCGGTGCAGTGCCACGGTGCCCAAGCCCAGGGGTGCGCCCCGATTGCCCAGGCGTTTGCGGAGGGGCGGGACTTTATTGCCCCGGTGAAACCCCACACCATTGCCAAGTCCATCGCCATTGGTAATCCCGCCGATGGGGTGTATGCTTTAGATTTAGCCCGGAAAACCGGGGGGCAAATTGCCGCCGTCAGTGACCCGGAAATTATCGCTGGCATTCAAATTTTGGCGGAAACCGAGGGGATTTTTACCGAAACGGCGGGCGGGACGACGGTGGCGGTATTAGAAAAATTGGCGAAAAACGGCCACATTGACCCGGATGCCCTGACCGTGGTGTATATCACCGGTAACGGCCTAAAAACCCAGGAAGCCGTCCAGGGGGCGATTGGGGAGCCATTGACCATCGAGCCGCAGTTGGGCAGTTTCGCCCGGGCGTGGGAACGTTCCCAAACCCTAGAACGGTTGGAATGGCAGGAGGTTTTGGTTTAG
- the pds gene encoding 15-cis-phytoene desaturase, with protein sequence MRVAIAGGGLAGLACGKYLVDAGHEPVIYESREVLGGLVAAWRDEEGDWYETGLHAFFGAYPNMLQLLAELGISDRLQWKQHTLIFNQPEKPGVLSRFDVPDMPTPFNIIAAILRNNDMLTWEQKFRFAVGLTPAMLRGQKYVEDMDKYTLLEWLEKQGIDAQVNSDIFVAASKALTFLDPDQVSATIPLTALNRFLQERYGSKIAFLDGSPTERLCQPIVDYITERGGEVHLLSPLKEYTLNPDQTVAEMVVRGLDGKLDYTVKADAYVSALSVDPLKVLLPSAWKSLPFFQKLEGLEGVPVINIHLWFDRKLSDVDHLLFSRSPVLSVYADMSNTCKEYNDPDRSMLELVLAPAKDWIDRSEADILAVTMQELQKLFPQHLTGENPAQLRKYKIVKTPRSVYQAIPGRQEYRPNQATPIANFFLAGSYTMQRYLGSMEGAVLSGKLAAQAVAAHFSQTAQVPVAVR encoded by the coding sequence ATGCGGGTAGCGATTGCGGGCGGGGGTTTGGCGGGTTTGGCCTGTGGCAAGTACCTGGTGGATGCGGGGCATGAGCCGGTGATTTATGAGAGCCGGGAGGTGTTGGGGGGCTTGGTAGCGGCCTGGCGGGACGAGGAGGGGGATTGGTATGAAACCGGTCTGCACGCTTTTTTTGGTGCCTATCCGAATATGTTGCAGTTGTTGGCAGAACTGGGGATCAGCGACCGTCTGCAATGGAAGCAACACACATTAATTTTTAATCAACCGGAAAAGCCGGGGGTTTTATCCCGATTTGATGTGCCGGATATGCCCACCCCGTTTAATATCATCGCCGCCATTTTACGCAACAATGATATGCTCACCTGGGAGCAAAAGTTTCGGTTTGCCGTGGGGCTGACTCCGGCGATGTTGCGGGGGCAAAAATATGTGGAAGATATGGATAAATATACCCTGCTGGAATGGTTGGAAAAGCAGGGGATTGATGCGCAGGTGAATAGCGATATTTTCGTGGCGGCTTCCAAGGCATTAACGTTTCTTGACCCGGATCAGGTTTCGGCGACCATTCCTCTGACGGCCTTGAATCGTTTTTTGCAGGAACGCTACGGCTCAAAAATTGCCTTTTTGGATGGTTCTCCAACCGAGCGTTTGTGTCAGCCAATAGTGGATTATATTACCGAACGGGGGGGGGAAGTGCATCTATTATCCCCCTTAAAAGAATATACGTTAAACCCGGATCAAACGGTGGCGGAAATGGTGGTGCGGGGGTTGGATGGAAAACTGGATTACACGGTCAAAGCTGATGCCTATGTATCTGCGCTTTCCGTTGATCCCCTGAAGGTACTTTTGCCCTCAGCGTGGAAATCTTTACCCTTTTTCCAAAAACTAGAAGGGTTAGAAGGGGTGCCGGTGATCAACATTCACCTGTGGTTTGACCGTAAACTCAGCGATGTGGATCATTTGTTATTTTCCCGGTCGCCGGTGTTGAGTGTGTATGCGGACATGAGCAATACCTGCAAGGAATATAACGACCCGGATCGCTCCATGTTGGAGTTGGTTTTAGCACCGGCGAAGGATTGGATTGACCGTTCTGAAGCGGACATTTTAGCGGTAACGATGCAGGAATTGCAAAAGCTATTTCCCCAACATTTGACGGGGGAAAACCCAGCGCAATTACGCAAGTATAAAATTGTCAAAACCCCCCGTTCGGTTTATCAAGCCATCCCCGGACGGCAGGAATACCGGCCTAACCAAGCCACCCCGATTGCCAATTTCTTTTTGGCGGGCAGTTATACCATGCAACGCTACCTGGGTAGTATGGAAGGGGCGGTACTTTCTGGTAAACTAGCGGCGCAGGCGGTGGCGGCTCATTTTTCCCAAACAGCGCAGGTTCCCGTCGCAGTGCGTTAA